ACTCGCTCGGACTGCTCTCGGAGGACGCCGAGGAGGCCCTCGACCAAGCAGTCGAGGAGTGGCGCGAGCAGGCGATTCGTGGCTGGACGGACGCCGACCCGCCGTGGTTCTACTACGGCGAGCAGTTGGGCGACCGACTCGCGCCCCTCGTAGGGGCCAAACCGGAGGAAGTCGTCGTCGCCAACTCCACGACGGTCAACATCCACACGCTCGTCGGCACCTTCTACGACCAGACAGAGGGCGCCAAAATCGTCGTGGACGAACTCGACTTTCCGACGGACCACTACGCGATTCGCTCCCAGTTGCGCCAGCGCGGCGTGGACCCCGACGAGGCACTAACTGTCGTGGAGAGCAAGGACGGCCGAACCATCGAAGAGGAGGACGTAATCGACGCGCTGGACGACGACACGGCGATGGTGTTTCTGCCCTCGGTTCTCTATCGGAGCGGCCAGTTACTCGACGTGGAGCGAATCACCAAGGCGGCCCACGAGAAGGACGTGCTGGCTGGCTTCGACCTCGCCCACTCCGTCGGCGTCGTTCCCCACGACCTCTCCGAAGTCGGCGTCGATTTTGCGGTCTGGTGTAGCTACAAGTACCTCAACGCCGGTCCCGGTGCAATCGCGGGTCTCTACGTCAACGAACGCCACTTCGGCGAGACGCCAGCACTCGCTGGCTGGTGGGGCCACGAGAAGGACACGCAGTTCGAGATGCGGACGACCTACACGCCAGCGCAGAGCGCGGGAGCGTTCCAAATCGGGACGATTCCGATTCTCTCGGCGGCCCCGCTCGCTGGCGCGCTCGAAATCTTCGAGGAGACGAGTATCGAGGCGATTCGGGAAAAATCGGTCTCGCTTACGGAGTATCTCGTGTTTCTGGTTGACGAGCGATTGGACGACTGCGAAGTCGGCACGCCCCGAGACTCCGACCGACGAGGCGGCCACGTCGCCATCGAACATCCCGAAGCCTATCGCGTCGGCGAGGCACTGAAAGAGCGCGGCGTCGTCGTCGATTTCCGCCCCCCGAACGTGGTTCGACTATGCCCATCGCCGCTGTACGTCGGCTACGAGGACGTGTGGGAGGTCGCCGAGGAGTTGCAGGAGATTTTGGAGACCCGGGAGTACGAGGCGTTCGACACTCGTGGTGATGGGGTGACGTGAGACACGAAGGAAGATTTCGCTCTTTTCACCAACCACACGGCGCGCGCTGACGAGACCCCCACAGGGTCTCGTCAAACCTGTGCGAGGGATGAGCGAACGAACGTGAGCGAATCGGTTGGGTGGTGTGTGGCCGTCGCGGTGCCGTGCGGAGCGGTGCGGTCTCATAGGCACCGGAAATAGCACGGTTCCCGTTGCTGTTCTCTACAATGAGTGTTACAGTTCTTGTCCACACTTCCAGAACCTCCTCACACCATCACCTGTACCACCAAGAATAGCACCAGCACACCCAGCACGTCGCAGATGTTCGTCACGACCGGTATCACCACGTCGTCGGGGTCCAACTCGAACCGGTATGCGGCGTAGGTCGCCACGAGCGTCACACCAATCGCTACCACTGCCAGCGCCGCACCGCTCGCGAGTGCGACCACCACGACAGTGCCGAGCGGCAACTGCACACCACCGAGAACGAGTGTCACCGCCCACGCGCCAGCGCCGACGACTGGAAAGACAGTCAGTGCCAGCGCGACCGTCGCTACGGCGTTGCCAGCCAACTCGTCGTCCCTCGGGTCGAACGAGAGCGTGCCGAGGTGGAACGCCGTCGAGAGGCGCGCGGCCAGCACGCTCCCCAAATTCCCGGCGGTGCCGATGATGACCGGCACGAGCGTGAGCAGGGCCGGATACTTGAGCAGTGTCGCCTCGAAACTGCCCAAGACGAGACCGGACAGAATCTCCACGACGGTCAGCGCGAGCAGGACTGGCAACATCGCTCGCGTGATGGCTCGAATCGTCCACTCCGTCTGCATCTACCCACCTCCGAGGCCGATTCGAAGGACGAATCTGACCGCCAGCAGGAGAAACGAGATACCGAACACGTCGCCGGTCGTCGTCACCAGCGGGCCGACCAGCGTGTCTGGGTTGTGCCCGCGCGAGAATCCCGCGAAGACGACCGACACGACGGCGACGGTCAGCGCACCACCGGACAGCACGCCAGCGACGAGTGCGATGGCGAGGAGCGTCGTAAGCGACGCGACAGGCTCACCGAGAATCGAGAGGACCAGAAACGCGACTACGGCGGCGAAACAACTCGCCAGCACACCGTTGCCGAGTGCCGCCAGCACCGCGGCGCGGACTCGGTCGTCCGGCATCCACTCGGGTTCGACCAGCCCCTGGTGGAGACCCGTGGAGAGTCGCGCGCCGAGCGACCCGTAGACGTTGCCGCGCGTGGCGAGCAATGCGGGCACGAGGACAAGCAGTCCGGGGACTGCGCGCAACTCCGCCCGCATGCCGCCCAGCACCGCACCCGCGAACAGGCCCCCGACGACGCTCGTGGCGAGCGCCGGGAGGGCTTCGCGGTAGGCCTGCCGAGCGACGTCGCGGACTGACATCTATCGGGAAATGGCGACCTGCATTCAAAAAACCGGTGTGTGGCGACTGGAGTCCGGTTTACTCCAAAACGTCCTATTCGAACTGCTCGATAAGCTCAGGCACCACTTCGAACAGGTCGCCGACGATACCGTAGTCGGCGATGTCGAAGATAGGCGCGTTCGGGTCGGTGTTGATGGCGATAATCGTGTCCGAACCCTTCATGCCAGCGACGTGCTGGACCGCGCCGGAGATACCGATGGCGAGGTACACGTCGGGCGTGACGACCTTGCCGGACTGGCCGACCTGCCGGTTCTTCGGCAACCAACCGTTGTCCACGATGGGGCGCGA
The sequence above is a segment of the Halorussus halophilus genome. Coding sequences within it:
- the kynU gene encoding kynureninase, with product MDDFEVGREFAVQRDETDPLAPLADRFYDPDDEWYMDGNSLGLLSEDAEEALDQAVEEWREQAIRGWTDADPPWFYYGEQLGDRLAPLVGAKPEEVVVANSTTVNIHTLVGTFYDQTEGAKIVVDELDFPTDHYAIRSQLRQRGVDPDEALTVVESKDGRTIEEEDVIDALDDDTAMVFLPSVLYRSGQLLDVERITKAAHEKDVLAGFDLAHSVGVVPHDLSEVGVDFAVWCSYKYLNAGPGAIAGLYVNERHFGETPALAGWWGHEKDTQFEMRTTYTPAQSAGAFQIGTIPILSAAPLAGALEIFEETSIEAIREKSVSLTEYLVFLVDERLDDCEVGTPRDSDRRGGHVAIEHPEAYRVGEALKERGVVVDFRPPNVVRLCPSPLYVGYEDVWEVAEELQEILETREYEAFDTRGDGVT
- a CDS encoding magnesium transporter, translated to MQTEWTIRAITRAMLPVLLALTVVEILSGLVLGSFEATLLKYPALLTLVPVIIGTAGNLGSVLAARLSTAFHLGTLSFDPRDDELAGNAVATVALALTVFPVVGAGAWAVTLVLGGVQLPLGTVVVVALASGAALAVVAIGVTLVATYAAYRFELDPDDVVIPVVTNICDVLGVLVLFLVVQVMV
- a CDS encoding magnesium transporter: MSVRDVARQAYREALPALATSVVGGLFAGAVLGGMRAELRAVPGLLVLVPALLATRGNVYGSLGARLSTGLHQGLVEPEWMPDDRVRAAVLAALGNGVLASCFAAVVAFLVLSILGEPVASLTTLLAIALVAGVLSGGALTVAVVSVVFAGFSRGHNPDTLVGPLVTTTGDVFGISFLLLAVRFVLRIGLGGG